One part of the Gossypium raimondii isolate GPD5lz chromosome 1, ASM2569854v1, whole genome shotgun sequence genome encodes these proteins:
- the LOC105781236 gene encoding phosphatidate cytidylyltransferase 1 isoform X2: MQKDNSAPSTPTSARARHRRRSNEFPADESKTNGHLLLVNDHNKYRLMWIRACSSLWMLGFFLLVIYLGHLYVLAMVVIIQIFMARELFNLLRKAHEDKHLPGFRLLNWHFYFTAMLFVYGRILSHRLVNTVTSDKIFYRLVSRLIKYQMVICYFSYIAGFMWFILTLKKKMYKYQFGQFAWTHMILIVVFTQSAFTVANIFEGIFWFLLPASLIAVNDVAAYFFGFFFGKTPLIKISPKKTWEGFIGASVATTISAFVLPSTEIAILPVQWHALWLGLFASIIAPFGGFFASGFKRAFKIKDFGDSIPGHGGLTDRMDCQMVMAVFAYIYHQSFVVPQDYTVETIMSEILSSLTLEEQQILYMKLGQILQERMFGRN; this comes from the exons atgCAAAAGGATAACAGTGCACCATCTACACCTACTAGTGCTCGAGCTCGGCACCGAAGACGGTCCAATGAG TTTCCGGCTGATGAGAGCAAAACAAACGGACATCTTTTACTAGTAAATGATCACAACAAATACCGGTTAATGTGGATTCGAGCTTGTTCATCTCTGTGGATGCTGGGGTTCTTCCTCCTGGTTATCTATTTGGGTCATCTTTATGTATTGGCCATGGTTGTTATTATCCAAATATTCATGGCAAGGGAGCTCTTCAATCTACTCAGAAAAGCTCATGAAGACAAACACCTGCCGGGGTTCAGGCTCTTGAATTG GCACTTTTACTTTACGGCTATGCTCTTTGTATATGGTCGCATTCTTAGTCACCGGCTCGTGAATACAGTAACTTCAGATAAAATTTTCTACAGGCTTGTGAGTAGGCTCATCAAGTATCAGATGGTTATTTGTTATTTCTCATACATAGCAG GTTTCATGTGGTTCATTCTTACACTAAAGAAGAAGATGTACAAGTATCAATTTGGGCAATTTGCATGGACACACATGATTCTCATTGTTGTTTTCACTCAGTCTGCATTTACTGTGGCCAACATTTTTGAAGGCATCTTCTG GTTCCTTCTCCCAGCATCACTAATTGCTGTCAATGATGTTGCAGCATATTTCTTCGGTTTCTTTTTTGGGAAAACTCCTTTGATCAAGATATCTCCTAAGAAAACGTGGGAGGGTTTCATTGGTGCATCGGTTGCAACTACAATCTCAGCATTTGTG TTGCCATCGACAGAGATAGCAATTCTGCCAGTTCAGTGGCATGCTTTATGGCTGGGCCTATTTGCATCAATTATTGCACCATTTGGAGGCTTTTTCGCAAGTGGTTTCAAGAGAGCTTTTAAGATTAAG GATTTTGGAGATAGTATACCTGGACATGGTGGACTTACCGACCGAATGGACTGCCAG ATGGTAATGGCTGTTTTTGCATACATCTATCATCAATCATTTGTTGTTCCCCAAGATTATACAGTTGAGACGATTATGAGCGAG ATATTAAGCAGCCTTACTTTGGAAGAGCAGCAAATACTGTATATGAAGTTAGGACAGATATTGCAGGAGAGAATGTTCGGACGGAACTGA
- the LOC105781236 gene encoding phosphatidate cytidylyltransferase 1 isoform X1 — protein sequence MQKDNSAPSTPTSARARHRRRSNEFPADESKTNGHLLLVNDHNKYRLMWIRACSSLWMLGFFLLVIYLGHLYVLAMVVIIQIFMARELFNLLRKAHEDKHLPGFRLLNWHFYFTAMLFVYGRILSHRLVNTVTSDKIFYRLVSRLIKYQMVICYFSYIAGFMWFILTLKKKMYKYQFGQFAWTHMILIVVFTQSAFTVANIFEGIFWFLLPASLIAVNDVAAYFFGFFFGKTPLIKISPKKTWEGFIGASVATTISAFVLANIYGSFQWLTCPRKDLSTGWLHCDPGPLFKPEYYPLLPWLPSTEIAILPVQWHALWLGLFASIIAPFGGFFASGFKRAFKIKDFGDSIPGHGGLTDRMDCQMVMAVFAYIYHQSFVVPQDYTVETIMSEILSSLTLEEQQILYMKLGQILQERMFGRN from the exons atgCAAAAGGATAACAGTGCACCATCTACACCTACTAGTGCTCGAGCTCGGCACCGAAGACGGTCCAATGAG TTTCCGGCTGATGAGAGCAAAACAAACGGACATCTTTTACTAGTAAATGATCACAACAAATACCGGTTAATGTGGATTCGAGCTTGTTCATCTCTGTGGATGCTGGGGTTCTTCCTCCTGGTTATCTATTTGGGTCATCTTTATGTATTGGCCATGGTTGTTATTATCCAAATATTCATGGCAAGGGAGCTCTTCAATCTACTCAGAAAAGCTCATGAAGACAAACACCTGCCGGGGTTCAGGCTCTTGAATTG GCACTTTTACTTTACGGCTATGCTCTTTGTATATGGTCGCATTCTTAGTCACCGGCTCGTGAATACAGTAACTTCAGATAAAATTTTCTACAGGCTTGTGAGTAGGCTCATCAAGTATCAGATGGTTATTTGTTATTTCTCATACATAGCAG GTTTCATGTGGTTCATTCTTACACTAAAGAAGAAGATGTACAAGTATCAATTTGGGCAATTTGCATGGACACACATGATTCTCATTGTTGTTTTCACTCAGTCTGCATTTACTGTGGCCAACATTTTTGAAGGCATCTTCTG GTTCCTTCTCCCAGCATCACTAATTGCTGTCAATGATGTTGCAGCATATTTCTTCGGTTTCTTTTTTGGGAAAACTCCTTTGATCAAGATATCTCCTAAGAAAACGTGGGAGGGTTTCATTGGTGCATCGGTTGCAACTACAATCTCAGCATTTGTG CTCGCAAATATCTATGGTAGCTTTCAGTGGCTGACATGTCCTAGGAAG GATTTATCAACCGGTTGGCTTCACTGTGATCCTGGTCCACTTTTTAAGCCAGAGTATTATCCGTTGTTACCATGG TTGCCATCGACAGAGATAGCAATTCTGCCAGTTCAGTGGCATGCTTTATGGCTGGGCCTATTTGCATCAATTATTGCACCATTTGGAGGCTTTTTCGCAAGTGGTTTCAAGAGAGCTTTTAAGATTAAG GATTTTGGAGATAGTATACCTGGACATGGTGGACTTACCGACCGAATGGACTGCCAG ATGGTAATGGCTGTTTTTGCATACATCTATCATCAATCATTTGTTGTTCCCCAAGATTATACAGTTGAGACGATTATGAGCGAG ATATTAAGCAGCCTTACTTTGGAAGAGCAGCAAATACTGTATATGAAGTTAGGACAGATATTGCAGGAGAGAATGTTCGGACGGAACTGA